Proteins from a single region of Mus pahari chromosome 2, PAHARI_EIJ_v1.1, whole genome shotgun sequence:
- the Tmem213 gene encoding transmembrane protein 213 isoform X1 produces the protein MFPTPGHLCSNMAQTGVFLRNPGYLTSAPQAALLFSLVLTSFHLSCGTETSSGNSTLSAHHPDPGTLEQCANVDFCPLASLCCRSSVDEYGWIAAAVGWSFWFLTLILLCVDKLMKLSPEEPKDQAA, from the exons ATGTTCCCCACCCCAGGGCACCTCTGCAGCAACATGGCCCAGACAGGTGTCTTCCTGCGCAACCCCGGGTACCTCACCTCTGCCCCGCAGGCCGCCCTGCTCTTCAGCCTGGTCCTCACCTCCTTCCACTTATCCTGCGGTACAG AAACCAGCAGCGGCAACTCAACCCTGAGTGCACACCACCCGGACCCTGGGACCCTGGAGCAGTGTGCCA ACGTCGACTTCTGCCCACTAGCCTCCCTGTGTTGCCGCTCTTCTGTAGATGAATATGGCTGGATCGCTGCGGCGGTTGGCTGGAGTTTCTGGTTCCTCACCCTCATCCTGCTGTGCGTGGACAAACTGATGAAGTTAAGTCCAGAGGAGCCCAAAGACCAGGCGGCATGA
- the Tmem213 gene encoding transmembrane protein 213 isoform X2, producing the protein MFPTPGHLCSNMAQTGVFLRNPGYLTSAPQAALLFSLVLTSFHLSCGTETSSGNSTLSAHHPDPGTLEQCANEYGWIAAAVGWSFWFLTLILLCVDKLMKLSPEEPKDQAA; encoded by the exons ATGTTCCCCACCCCAGGGCACCTCTGCAGCAACATGGCCCAGACAGGTGTCTTCCTGCGCAACCCCGGGTACCTCACCTCTGCCCCGCAGGCCGCCCTGCTCTTCAGCCTGGTCCTCACCTCCTTCCACTTATCCTGCGGTACAG AAACCAGCAGCGGCAACTCAACCCTGAGTGCACACCACCCGGACCCTGGGACCCTGGAGCAGTGTGCCA ATGAATATGGCTGGATCGCTGCGGCGGTTGGCTGGAGTTTCTGGTTCCTCACCCTCATCCTGCTGTGCGTGGACAAACTGATGAAGTTAAGTCCAGAGGAGCCCAAAGACCAGGCGGCATGA